One genomic segment of Synechocystis sp. LKSZ1 includes these proteins:
- a CDS encoding Ig-like domain-containing protein, which yields MTSEPYNIYLSSPSDSSIKIVSSDGKLLSTVNGPEGGIPGPDGLVIGNDGNLYVATVVGANILKFNPVTGEYLGELVSQKVFYDAASNDFGVDLGTATGMVLGPDGNLYVSNFESKIGISQLGQPIINFDIQDSILVFDGLTGALIKTILIPYDGASNVNFEGTIPDFIAKRNQEGLPYQGTATKAALPIGLAFGSDGNLYIATRLHDTVYRYQLQSETITPFATLNTGLDGPGDLIEGPDGSWYVTSLDNNKILRYGSGGQYLGVFGDYTNQSSIFDGPTGIEITPDQTSFLVTGYNTANVVEINISTGEIEELLIPPSPDFGFFRNDGLLVANPPNPVKESPTFLVMSIGTPIVDYQPTQAGTNGYDELGFKRIHQLGVSRVLEYKADGTFDKVLISAGVGESNLSVGGGMALGPDNLLYIGDIGNNSIKKFDLNGNFKGYFLEPGQSVDVPEEIAIGYDGNGKYSIYITSLTGDGVKRYDLATGEELFHIQKALTPSNPVAVSNPDGTVPLSAAVLHFSPNGKLYIGAVFSDNSILEYDPATNQVKEFISQSSAQPIPSGIAFDEAGNLYNGTFSGQNIPFPGLPPSTVAQYDTAGNLITNTYVSNAGGELGISSRVNILDPDKNGVDSLFVSDFINNKILEYQGPEGSSPGSLVGTFISDSVSEGGGLVFPGSLVFIDQGFSVEIKGAPEVSSPDSFFSVAIEFAENVTGFTLDDIVVTNGTVSDLFAIDGNTYRVKVTPNGNNDVSLKIPSGVVLGEHNDTNLASEIVTVDIGSILTDFSLYVSSVNNTFATGPVVNITLDANGDIASVAPNFEPGVYYSSILEYDGLTGEFIDDFVPKGNANQDGIFLSSGITFKDGILYANDQGYQVTQGVSNPADSLYGRILKFDAATGDFLGEFISGTSLTAHGLNFPEDLLFGPDGNLYISGLGGGGVQIFNGTTGAYIKTIATINPFTGKDLIAAGLNFGPDGNLYISSVLNDNSIIRYDLDTDSLEQFISPEFAPAIPSGSVFTPDASLFLNATFVSVDGSPIGISQYNGQTGAPLDFFVEPSNNGGLNSASRMIFDTQGNLYVSDFAGSQIVHYDSQGEPINGGVFIASGVGGLNNPGGIRFNTTSDGELVVGTPGADDLIAKLDFVGVKDTVFTGAGDDEVDVPSGGASRRDNRISLGSGKDVAYASNGDRLFGDSGNDILDATDASGYRLSGGAGDDQFFLGSNGRAIGGDGNDQFWVQTGGGNVLAGGAGADQFWMLTDSPTLLTSANTITDFTPGTDVIGIAAQGDLVGFDDLTFSGNNISLNGVTFATLTGIQTNTLTSASFVFA from the coding sequence ATGACTAGTGAACCCTACAATATCTACCTTAGTAGCCCTTCGGATAGTTCAATTAAAATTGTTTCGTCTGATGGCAAGTTGTTGAGTACTGTCAACGGGCCAGAGGGTGGCATTCCTGGCCCCGATGGTTTAGTAATTGGTAACGATGGCAATCTCTATGTTGCCACAGTCGTAGGAGCTAATATCTTAAAATTCAATCCTGTTACGGGTGAATATTTAGGAGAACTTGTTTCTCAAAAAGTTTTCTATGATGCAGCTAGTAATGATTTTGGGGTAGATCTGGGGACAGCTACTGGCATGGTTTTGGGGCCAGACGGGAATTTGTATGTCAGCAATTTCGAATCAAAGATAGGCATTAGTCAACTAGGACAACCTATTATTAATTTTGACATCCAAGATAGTATTTTGGTTTTTGATGGTTTAACAGGAGCATTGATCAAAACCATTTTAATTCCTTATGATGGTGCTAGTAATGTTAATTTTGAAGGAACTATTCCCGATTTTATTGCCAAGCGAAATCAAGAAGGTCTGCCTTATCAAGGAACGGCGACAAAAGCAGCTCTGCCAATTGGACTAGCCTTTGGTTCTGATGGCAATCTGTATATTGCTACTAGGCTCCATGACACTGTTTATCGTTACCAATTACAGTCAGAAACTATTACTCCCTTTGCAACATTAAATACCGGTCTAGATGGACCAGGAGATTTAATTGAGGGCCCGGATGGAAGCTGGTATGTCACCAGCCTTGATAATAACAAAATATTACGCTATGGATCCGGCGGTCAGTATTTAGGGGTTTTTGGAGATTATACTAACCAGTCTTCAATATTTGATGGCCCTACAGGAATCGAAATTACACCTGACCAGACTTCTTTTTTAGTAACGGGCTACAATACTGCTAACGTTGTTGAAATTAATATATCAACAGGTGAAATTGAGGAACTACTGATTCCTCCAAGTCCTGATTTTGGCTTTTTTAGAAATGATGGCTTGTTGGTTGCCAATCCTCCTAATCCTGTCAAAGAAAGTCCTACTTTTTTGGTTATGAGTATAGGTACACCTATTGTCGATTACCAACCCACTCAAGCAGGAACCAATGGTTACGATGAGCTAGGATTTAAGCGGATTCATCAATTGGGAGTCAGTCGGGTATTGGAATATAAAGCTGATGGTACTTTTGATAAGGTTTTAATTTCTGCTGGAGTAGGAGAGTCCAATCTAAGTGTTGGTGGGGGAATGGCGCTAGGCCCAGATAACTTACTCTACATCGGTGACATTGGTAATAACAGCATCAAAAAGTTTGATTTAAATGGCAATTTTAAGGGCTACTTCCTGGAGCCAGGGCAAAGCGTGGATGTTCCCGAAGAAATTGCTATTGGTTATGATGGCAATGGAAAATATAGCATTTACATTACTAGCTTAACGGGCGACGGAGTGAAACGTTATGATTTGGCAACAGGAGAAGAATTATTTCATATTCAGAAGGCCTTGACACCGAGTAACCCTGTAGCGGTGAGCAATCCCGATGGTACGGTGCCTTTATCGGCGGCGGTTCTACACTTTTCTCCTAACGGGAAACTCTACATTGGAGCGGTTTTCAGCGATAACTCTATCCTGGAATATGATCCTGCCACAAATCAGGTCAAGGAGTTTATTTCCCAAAGTTCAGCCCAACCCATTCCTTCGGGAATTGCTTTTGATGAGGCTGGCAATCTCTATAACGGAACCTTTTCCGGCCAGAATATCCCATTTCCGGGTTTACCCCCCAGTACCGTCGCTCAATATGATACCGCTGGTAATTTAATTACCAATACCTACGTTAGCAACGCGGGCGGAGAATTAGGGATTAGTTCTCGCGTTAACATTTTAGACCCCGACAAGAATGGGGTAGATTCCCTGTTTGTGTCTGATTTTATTAACAATAAAATCCTTGAATACCAGGGGCCAGAAGGAAGCAGTCCTGGAAGTTTAGTGGGGACTTTTATTAGTGATTCAGTCTCAGAAGGAGGAGGATTAGTTTTTCCTGGTAGTTTGGTCTTTATTGATCAAGGTTTTTCTGTCGAAATAAAGGGAGCACCGGAAGTGAGTAGTCCCGACTCATTCTTTAGCGTCGCTATTGAATTTGCAGAAAATGTGACAGGTTTTACCTTGGATGACATCGTGGTCACGAATGGCACCGTTAGCGATTTGTTTGCTATTGACGGTAATACCTACCGGGTCAAGGTAACTCCCAACGGCAACAATGATGTTTCCTTGAAGATTCCCAGTGGGGTCGTTTTGGGTGAACACAATGATACCAACCTGGCTTCTGAGATCGTAACTGTTGATATTGGCTCTATTCTCACTGACTTCTCTCTGTACGTCAGTAGTGTTAACAATACTTTTGCCACTGGCCCTGTGGTCAACATTACGTTGGATGCTAATGGTGATATTGCTTCTGTGGCTCCCAACTTTGAGCCAGGAGTTTATTACTCTAGCATCCTTGAGTATGATGGCTTGACCGGAGAGTTTATCGATGATTTTGTGCCAAAAGGAAACGCAAATCAAGATGGGATATTCCTTTCCTCAGGCATCACCTTTAAAGATGGTATTCTTTATGCTAACGACCAAGGATACCAAGTCACTCAAGGGGTTAGTAACCCTGCCGATAGTCTTTATGGACGTATTCTCAAATTTGATGCCGCAACCGGAGACTTTTTAGGGGAATTTATCTCCGGGACATCGTTAACAGCCCACGGTCTAAATTTTCCCGAGGACTTGCTTTTTGGCCCTGATGGCAATCTTTATATCAGTGGATTAGGGGGTGGTGGAGTTCAGATATTCAATGGCACTACCGGAGCCTATATCAAGACAATTGCGACGATAAACCCTTTTACCGGAAAAGATCTAATTGCCGCCGGATTGAATTTTGGACCCGATGGCAATCTATACATCAGTAGTGTACTCAATGACAATAGCATTATTCGCTATGATCTTGATACAGATTCGCTTGAGCAATTTATCTCACCTGAGTTTGCACCAGCAATCCCTTCTGGTTCAGTCTTTACTCCCGACGCTAGTTTATTCTTGAATGCCACGTTTGTAAGTGTAGATGGTAGTCCGATTGGAATCAGCCAATACAATGGACAAACTGGAGCACCGTTGGATTTCTTTGTTGAGCCTTCTAACAATGGTGGATTGAATTCTGCTTCTCGCATGATATTCGATACTCAAGGCAATTTGTATGTCAGTGATTTTGCTGGCAGTCAAATTGTTCACTATGATTCTCAAGGAGAACCCATAAACGGAGGAGTCTTTATTGCGAGTGGCGTAGGTGGATTAAACAATCCAGGGGGGATTCGTTTCAACACCACTTCTGACGGGGAGCTTGTCGTGGGCACCCCAGGTGCGGATGATTTGATTGCTAAGCTCGATTTTGTCGGTGTCAAAGACACCGTCTTTACTGGGGCAGGTGACGATGAGGTAGATGTCCCTAGTGGGGGTGCTTCTCGTCGCGACAATCGTATTAGTCTCGGTAGTGGTAAGGATGTGGCCTATGCCAGCAATGGCGATCGTCTGTTTGGTGATTCGGGGAATGACATTCTAGATGCGACGGATGCTTCTGGTTATCGTCTATCGGGGGGTGCGGGCGATGATCAATTTTTCCTGGGAAGCAACGGTCGGGCCATCGGTGGCGACGGCAATGATCAGTTCTGGGTGCAAACAGGAGGCGGGAACGTCCTCGCTGGTGGAGCAGGGGCCGACCAATTCTGGATGCTGACGGATAGTCCCACTCTATTGACCTCTGCCAACACGATTACTGATTTCACGCCTGGTACGGATGTGATTGGGATTGCAGCCCAGGGGGATTTAGTTGGCTTCGACGACCTTACCTTCTCGGGGAACAATATTTCCCTTAATGGTGTGACCTTCGCAACCCTAACTGGAATCCAGACAAATACCCTCACAAGCGCTAGTTTTGTTTTTGCTTAA